ATGGATTTAATACCACAATCGAGCGCGATGATTAAAGAAAATCCGTTATCATCGGCAAAGTCAATTCCTTTAAACGAAATTCCGTAACCTTCCAGATAACGATCCGGAATATAAGTGGCAATATTAGGATAATGAGATTTTAGATACGCTGAAACCAAAGAAACTGCCGTTGTTCCGTCGACATCATAATCGCCAAAAACCAAAATATTTTCCTGATTTTCGATCGCTAATTCAATTCGGGAAACGGCTTTATCCATGTCTTTCATCAGGAAAGGATCATGAAGATGTTCTAATGAAGGGCGAAAGAAATTCTTGGCATCTTCAAAAGTTTCAATGCCACGCTGAATCAAAAGTGTTGCTACAAAATCTTCTACATTCAAGGCTTGCGCCAAATGTTTGATTTTATCTTGAGAAGGTCTTGTTTTTAATGTCCAACGCATTTTTTTATTGTAGATTTTTGATCTTAGATTTTAGACTGAAAAAATCTGAAATCGTTTAATCTATAGTAGAAATATTATGTTTTGCCTTTGTCAAAGTTTAAAACCTTGACAAATGTTTTTAGGATAAAGCAGACTCTAGGGAATCTAAAATCTAAAATTATTTTGTTTCCAAAGCGTTTCCTTCAAACTTAACTCCGTCCCAACCCAAGTTGATGAAATTTCTAATGTTTTGGTGATTTGTTCCGTTTGGATCTCCTAAAACTTCTTCAAAATAGAAAGCTCCAAAACAAGCTAAAGTTTCTTCTTTATTCAAGTTTTGCAATTTCGCGAAAGAAAATAATTTACAAGAACCTGAGTTTTCTCCGGCTGCATTATGTTGTGTTCCGTTTTGAAAAGCTGTTGGCGTGAAGTTGTAATTTTCTTCGATTACAGCAATAGTTTCAGGGAATGTTATTTCGGTTGGAGTTTGTTTTACTTTTTCTAAAAAGGCTTGTATGCTCATGATATGCTTTATTTATTTTCAGATGGATTTAAATGTCTTTTATTTTCTATTTCTAACAATTGCTTTTCAGAATATTTAAAATCATAACTACTATTATTTTTTTGGTGAATCCTAACCACAATGTCATTATAATTATATTCATTTTGTATTAAAAAACTCCTATACAAAATTGCAATTTTCGCAGAATGACTTTTTAAAAATCTCATGTCTTTTTCTAATAAATCGCCATTGAAAATATTTATTTCGTAGCTTTTCTTATTTAGATCAATATCACTTTTAACAGGTCCGGTATTTATTTTTTCTGGTCGATAAAGATGTCCTATTTTCTGAATTTCAGTATCATCATCTTTAGAATGATCAATTTCTTTATTCT
This genomic window from Flavobacterium sp. 9 contains:
- a CDS encoding HopJ type III effector protein yields the protein MSIQAFLEKVKQTPTEITFPETIAVIEENYNFTPTAFQNGTQHNAAGENSGSCKLFSFAKLQNLNKEETLACFGAFYFEEVLGDPNGTNHQNIRNFINLGWDGVKFEGNALETK